A stretch of DNA from Coregonus clupeaformis isolate EN_2021a unplaced genomic scaffold, ASM2061545v1 scaf2952, whole genome shotgun sequence:
CATAGGCTAATAAAAATATattgtagacaaaataatgaaaagagctgtctggtagcctcaataaatagacaaagatttgtagttgaacaagtcattgcatgtatagatttttttaaaaacttgacttgagacttgacttgaaaACTTGCTCTTAGAATGTACGACTTGACTCTAGTCTTGACCCGTtcttgttacaggagggggtcgcagttccggagcgttccactaggtgtcctcctccgacaaccttaagCACCTCCTCagtcacagtctggactaatcatgatcctattggtgtcacctgtgtctacctgttcacctgtgtatttatgcccacacttccctgtgttcccttgctctgttttctctgatAGTTTCTCTATGcccagcagtactaatcagtgtctgatcggagagtgttctccctgtttctttatttttttcagtcgtagttagtatttcgtattttggctgtcagcctgtttttggagacttatttgctccgttattttgtatcgtggcttcgggaccaccagtaaagatccttgtttcaccatctctgcctactgcctactgtctatcctgcaccgcacctgggtcacacacaccaacacttacagaaaactgagccaatatggacccagcggaTGCGGCACAGTATCGTAGCGCATTGGCAACGcagggagctatgctgaaccaacacgaccgcagcctgcagcagatcacagAGAATCTCCGCTATCTGACGATCGccgtgcagagccgggtggacacccgaccagccccAGCTCTAGTCTCGCCTGCGACATCGCGGGAACCTTGtctaccacctccggagaggtatgATGGACGTCCAaagggctgcagggaattcctcatccagtgttccctggtattcagcttacaaccctcctccttcccgacaGAGCAGGGCCAGGTGGCCTACATCATCACTCTGTTGATGGGTCGGGCActttcctgggctaccgcggagtgggagagccaaactccggcgtgctccgactcctaccaattcacccgggTGCTACAcaaggtgttcgacacctctcgggtggtgtAGGGGCACGAGGTTGGGAGGCGGCTCACggcctgtcggcagggtgaccgttcggtggcggactactccATGGAGTTCTGGGCCCaggctcgagaggcaggatgggaggaggccacCCTGGTCGTCCTTTACGCACAGGGGCTATCGGAGAGGATGAAGGAcaaactctccttcagggagctgcctcAGCGACTGGACGGCCTCGTCAACCTCTCGGTGAGGGTAAACAATCGGCGTCGTGAGAGGGCGCACGAGAGAGGGATGACGCATCCCCCTATCAACCCGGAGGCTTCCCGCTGATTCAGGGAGGAGACGCCTCAGAaggaggctatgcagctgggtgcggcgcgcttgtccaggatggagagacagaggcatctgcgccagggacgttgcctgtactgTGGCCAGGCAGGTCACCACTTCGACTCATGGCCGGAGAAGCCGGAAAATGGAAGTGCTCGCTAATATCggaggggtgctagcgagccgGAACCGAAACCCTAACTCCAGAGACTCCCGGACTATTCTCCCCGTCAAGGTTCAGTGGGCCTGCGCTGTGCGTcgggcgcatgcactggtggattctggggccgCGGGAAACTGATGGATGTGGGGCTGGCCCAAGTGTGGAGCATTCTGTTACCCTCCCTCTCCAAGCCagttccggtcatgggcctggacggccggccgttggggtcggacTTCATCACCCGGCGCACTGTCCCCGTGGGTGTCCGTGTGGcaggggggctatgggaggatatccagtttttcattgtggactctccggagtgttccctcgtcctcgggcacccctggctggtcgcccacaaaccctgtgtagactggtccacggggcggctcatcctggagggaggctccgcccccgtcctgttccggtctccaccgaccactcatcagcccaaaccaccgtcccagaccacctaccagtcctcacctcttccccaggtcccgcacTCCGAACCGCCTACCGCCCTAGCGACGGATTCCACCGGGAGGACGGCGGCTACAAACTCAGTCACCGGTTGCCaccgggagtattgggatctggggaggtgtttagtaagaggcgtgacaagggcctacctcctctcaggccatacgactgcgctaTCGATTTCCTGCCGGAcgccatgcccacacgagggcaattgttttccttgtcccggccggagacgctggccatgagggagtatatACATGAGGCACTCGTCGAGGGTCACATCCACCCCTCTACCTCACCCACGGGCgcgggcttcttcttcgtggggaaaaaggatggtgggcagcggccgtgtattgattaccgggcgctCAATGACATCACGTataagaaccgctacccactccccctgatgacgacggcattcgagtcattgcagggagcccgggtcttcaccaagctggacttatGAAATacctacaacctggtgaggatttgGGAGGGGAACGAGTGAAAGACACCCAGTGAGCATTACGAGTCATGCCGTTCGGTCTAGCCAATGTGCCTGCGGTGTTCCAGGCgttggtcaatgacgtgctccgggacctcctcgactacagcgtcttcgtgtatttggatgacatcctaatattttcaaaggacatgagtgaacaccagcagcacgttcggcaggtcctccaacgccttcttcgtcaccagctctacgtcaaggcggagaagtgcGTGTTCCACACTGAGATATtctccttcctggggtttatCGTCACCCAGGGGACCTACagatggacccagccaaggtcagcgtGGTACTGGAATGGCCCCAGCCCTCCTCCCTCAAGCAACTCAAACGGTTTATAGGTTTCCCTAATTTATATAGGCGATTTATTTtcaattttagctccctagccgctcccctgacagccctcaccccGGAAGCGGGGAATGCATTCAATAAGCTTAAGTGGCGCTTTACATCGGCCCCAGTCCTAGGTcatcctgatccgtccctgccgttcattgtggaggtggatgcttcagacgttgGGTGGGAGAAATCCTGTCCCAGTGGTTCCTCACGGATGGTAAGACTCACCCCTGTGCGTTTTTCTCCCGTCGGCTGTCCCCGGCGGAGTGGAATTATGAcgtggggaaccgtgagctgctagcggtcaagctcgccctgggggagtggaggcattggctagtgGCGGCCGCCCATCCATTCGTCGTATGGACTGACCATAAGTACTTATCCTACATTCAGGGGACCAAGAGGCTACACTCGGGCCAGGCCAGGTGGgtgttgttcttcaccaggttccggttcaTGATCTCATACCGTACGGGGTCGAAGAACACCAATCCTGATGCGCTCTCCTGGCAGTTTGACcccgtggacctggtggagagggacgaccccattgaccccaacgccctgattgctggtcagagcagcgcttCGGCGGGAGCCTGATCCGGGCGGAGAtccatcggggaggatgtacATACCCAAGGCGGCGCGCTCGAGTctgacctcaccagccatccggggggcgccaggacattggagttcctgcgtaggaggttctggtggccatcagcTGAGGGGGATATGCGCGCCTTCATGGCTGCTTGCCCGGTGTGCGCACGCACGAAGAGCGCACGAAGATCTCACGTCAGCCCACTGCAGGGCTGCTCtgacccctgcctatccccaagcgcccctggtcccacatctcgctggatttcatttccgccctacccccctctgatggatacacagtcatcctggaGGGGAtgctgaggtgctacgcctccagcaacccagctacgtggagtcagcgaCTGGCGTGGGCGGAATACGCCCAtaacacccttctctgctcgtccactggcctgtcccccttccagtgccaataaGGGTACCAACCCCCCTTATTCCCCGAGCAAGAGTAGGAGGCGGCGGTCCCATAggtccaggcccacatcagtcgctgtcgccgcacctggaggcaggtacgggcGGGGCTTAAGTTggcctcggtcaggtctcaacatcaggccaaccgcaggCGCCGCCCGGCCCTGGTTTCTCGCCGGGACAGAGGGTGCGGCTCTCCACGCGGGATCTTCCCCTccgcgtggagtccaggaagctgtccccccagttcgtcgggccattcagagtggtccggcaagtcaacccagtggcctaccgcTTGCAACTTCCCCAcaccatgcgggtgcatcccacgttccatgtgtccctcctcaagcccaTTGCCACCTGTCCCATGGCTCCTGTCCTGTTCCCCCGCTGAGCCTCGTCGGAGGGCAGCCAGCTTTTACTGTAGACCGGCTCCTGGACTGCCGGTGGGTGGGGATTgggtctccaatttctggtggactgggagggttatgggcgggaggagcggtcctgggtgcccaggagggacattctgggctgataacaacattccgTTGCCTCCACTCGGAGGCGCCGAGGTGAACATCTGGGGCCGTTCGTCGGGAGGGGGGGCACTgctacaggagggggtcgcagttccggagcgatccactaggtgtcctcctcctccgacaaccttaggcacctcctcactcacaatctggactaatcatgatcctattggtgtcacctatgtctacctgttcacctgtgtatttatgccctcacttccctgtgttcccttgctcagttttctctgctagtttctctatgcccAGCAGTACTAGTCAGTGTCTGATCGgcgacgtatgtacaggtacttgagaagtgttctgcctgtttctttatttgtttcagttgtagttagtatttcgtattttggctgtcagcgtgtttttggagacttatttgcgcCGCCTATCTTTTATTGTGATAAGTTCATTAtattgtatcctggcttcgggaccaccagtaaagatccttgtttcaccatctctgtctactgcctactgtctatcctgcaccacacctgggtcacacctcacaccaacccttacacgtTCTCcttgggactcgacttgagactcggaccttgtgacttgaaacttgcttgtgactcgaataatagtgacttggtcccatCTCTGGTGCATTTGCTGCCATATGTATTACTTACAAGCTTGCCCACCCATGTACAGTAAGTCAGATATTACAAGAATCCACTATTGATCTTGTATGTGTATTTGATGCCATATGTATTACTTAAAAGTTTCAGTTAGAACATATAACAATCTTGTAAGATTCTTACTGAAGTTGATACGTTCACACGGCACGTGCAAGCTGTCCTGAGCAAAAAGAAGTGCCCATCAATCTACTCGCTGAGCGTATTTATTTTAAGGAACGTGATTTACAAAAGTAAACCTTCAATAGTGAACATACTAGCAGTATGCTGGCTACTGCTGATAGTCTACAAAAAGAAACCTACAAAAATACACTTTAGCATTAGTCTATTCTAGTCTACTGTAACCAGGTAGATATCTCTTTTGGAAAGCAGTTATCTTAAAGGGGAAGCGTCCTATTTTGTGTTGTAATAATAAATATTCTCAAAATGACAAACTTTAGAAACAAAAATGCAATTAATGCAATTCTTAAGAATAGAGTAATGACTTACATTGCCAACTTCTACTAAAAAGCTTCATAACTTCAAAggtggcagcaggtagcctagcggttagaatgttgggccagtaacagaaaggttaCGTGTTTGAATCCacaagccaacaaggtgaaacatttgtcgatgtgcccttgagcaaggcacttaaacctaattgctccagggtcaccCTGGCTTTGATCCCACTCTCTGAGTTGGGATTTGCAAAACACACATTTTCAATTCACACatttaatacacacttgtacatgtgtgaaataggacaaatataagcacccaccaaattatttttgtatatattaattattgtaaaaaatatattattattattatgtttataccactttttctccccaattggtagttacagtcttgttccatcgctgcaactcctttgcggactcgggagaggcgaaggtcgagagccaagcgtcctccgaaacacgatcccgccaagccgcactgcttcttgacacactgctcgatTAACCCGGAAGCctaggacaaggacatcccagccgcctcatgggtcttccGCTCATGGCCGGCTACAAAACAGCCCGGTATCGatccggatctgtagtgacgcctctagtcAGTGTCTGAGgcggccttagaccactgcgccactcgggaggcctattTATTATAAATATAGCATATTAACCTTTTGACACGTACCAACaaacgggtgtgatcattctacagtggttcCTGCAGCATACGCTCAAATCGGTGTGATTGTAACGCTTATTTAGAACGCccagtttcgattgacgcaacagtcagcgtttgagctggccacactgttttttcacagaaacatttttcacaaacacagtccttacaaagttatgtcctgaatgttaccagtttatttttggatgcaatgttcagacattcacagaagtagcaacagcataacaatcatccaaaccggaaaatgtaggctatattagtcctagcgctaactgaggaaagattgatgTAACACAAGCAGTCCTATTTAGCTAACTCTCTGACAGAAACtacaatatgaattagctaattgcatttactatttacaattcatcgCATCACGGGTGAGCTTACCATTGATATAAATAATttagtaaaacactttctaaaaatCAAAAGCAATCCGATGATGGGTAGTTTGTTTTGCCACGTGaaccaaagataataagaggagacaagatgagtttgatcttttgaagggggtgtgtcgtctacgatcattcacttcccttcattcacttccggaagtttactcgaaagatgagtgaaccatTCCTTCACCTCATTTTCTTATAACATCTTTGGACAGATgtttaacacatatggaatcatgtagtaaccaaaaaagtgataaacaaatcaaaatatattttatatttgagattcgtcaaatagcccccctttgccttgatgacagctttgcacactcttggcattctctcaaccagcttcatgaggtagtcacttggaattcatttcaattaacaggtgtgccttcttaaaagttaatttgtggaatttatttccttgttaatgcgtttgagccaatcagttgtgttgtgacaaggtaggggggatgttcttacatattatggcaagaacagctcaaataagcaaagagagacgacagtccatcattactttaagacatgaaggtcagtcaatatggaagctttcaagaactttgaacttttcttcaagtgcagtcgcaaaaaccatcaagcgctatgatgaaactggctctcatgaggactgccacaggaaaggaagacccagagttacctctgctgcaaaggataagttcgattgcagcccaaataaatgcttcatagagttcaagtaacagacacatctcaacatcaactgttcataggagactgtgtgaatcaggtcttcatggtcgaattgctgcaaagaaaccactactaaaggacaccaataagaagaagagacttgcttgggccaagaaacacgagcaatggacaatagaccggtggaaatgtgtcctttggtctggagtccaaatttgagattttttgttccaaccgctgtgtctttgtgagacgcggtgttggtgaatggatgatctctgcatgtgtatttcccactgtaacgcatggaggaggaggtgttatggtgtgtgggtgcattgctggtgaccTTGTCTGTGATTTagttagaattcaaagcacacttaaccagcatggctaccacagcattctgcagtgatactccatcccatctggtttgggcttagtgggactatcgtttgtttttcaacaggacaatgacccaacacacctccaggctgtgtaagggctattttaccaagaaggatgacctggcctccacaatcccccgacctcaaccaaattgagatggtttgggatgagtcggaccgcagagtgaaagaaaagcagccaacaagtgctcagcatatgtgggaactccttcaagactgttggaaaagcattccaggtgctggttgagagaatgccgagTGTGCAAAgcatctcaaatctcaaatatagaatatattttgatttgtttaacactttgttggttactacatgattccatatgtgttatttcatagttttgatggcttcactactattctacagtgtagaaaatagtataaataaggaaaaacccttgaatgagtaggtgttctaaaacttttgaccggtagtgtatttcgAATAAGTATTGAGTTTGCACTTTTTAGACTATTCAATTGTTTCAAGCACAGCTGAAGTTTTTGACCCATGTTGTGCAATATTTTACTATAAAATAAAGTTTGACTACGCAGCATTTTGAATTGACCACCTGTTTACCTCAGCCAGTCGAAATAAACAACTAAATTCAGATGTACAAATCCTAGAAAAAAAACGTCCATACTATCTGCTAACCCACTCTAGCTGTCAAGGAGAACAGGCAGACAGATCTAACAAGCTAGTGTCAGATGGAAGACAGAGCTGTCTAGGCGGCTGAAGCACATTAGAAGTttccacataaaaaaaaaaacactaaatgaaaacatagTCAATAAAAGACTCCATTGGGACAATATGGAGAAGTGCTAGTAGCTAACGTGAATCATTTAGCAAGCTGTGTTCTCCCACTTTGCAGCTGCCACCCCACCACATCACATCATTGAATTTAGATTCCTACGTGAGGGGAGTTAGGAGCTTTATCCTTCCCCTGTGCATGTTTGGGAAATATATTAATCCCCATGCAGTAACAGTGAATACTGAGAgggcagacaaacacacacacacacccaagggcagacacacacatgcgtgcAGACACAGgagcaggcaggcgggcaggcaggcaggcaggcacgtaaagcacacacacacacacacacacacagagacacacacagaacccCCTCCCAACACACACTGCACCCACCCACCAATACATACATAGAGTccttttaaatcaattttatttcTTTGTGTGGGCCGAATGGCTCCTCCACCGTTGTCCCCATGCTATCTCTGCTCAGACACATGCTACTGCTGAGAAAACCCCTAATGCGTACCAAATCATCACATTTAAACCAACAGCGCTTGCCTAGCTCAGCTAGCTGCTGCAGCAATCCCCCTTTTTattgcatcacacacacacacacacacacaaagagaactATAGGTTAAAAAGTTAGGAAACAAATGAATAGTTATTACTTTTTTAatgatttcatttttttttgcaaaacCTTGCATCAATGTCAAATACATTCTATTACCTCATTTTTTTGTTGACAATACAATTGGATATTTTCTGATAAATCTTCCAAATTATTCAACCATTTACACTTTGTAACACTGAATCTAGCAGGGTAGAAAACGGCAAGCAATACTGGAAAAAAATTAAAAGCCTGTGAACTAGGTCCCCCCCTGTATTTTTCATAAATGGTTTTTTGAAATTACTCAAATTCTACATTAATTTAttcatgtacagaataaatattTTAAGAAACATGGACCCTTGTATTTTATATTCTATTTTCTGGGGATGGACCCATTTGGAAATGAGACACTCCAggatgaagtttcccctaggcACAGATGTAGGATCATCTTCCCCTTCCCCAATCCTAAACTGAACCTTTAGTGTAAAAATGCAAAAGTAACCAAAGATCAGCATCTACGGGCAACTTCACCCTATTCTGAATGAGCACTCTGACTGAATGCTCATCCTTCATGACCACTGATACATAAAAGACTGGATAGGTGTCCACTATATTGCTTCCACCTGTCATGTCCTACAGTATCAGTGGTCATAGAGGAAAGTACACAAGGAATGGAAAGTTAAAACTATTGAGACACAGCCACTGTTTAGTAGGGAGATGAGGGCAGCTCTAGAACGTCCAGATATGCTTGTCATCTCACAACAGGGACCCCTGAATCACCAGTAGTCAGAATGTTGGGGGAAGGGGGCTCCCACCTGCTACATATGTGAAGTCCACAGAGAATGCTAGACTATGATAGAAAGTACTACAAAACTTTGTCTGTATACAAAAACAGTAGATATTGACTCAAAATGGCAGACTGTAATGTGATTTTTGACACCGTACAGCATGTTTGTGGAGGCATTGAAAGTAATATGTCAGTTCTTTACAATCCCCGAACTTTGGCACGATAAAGGCATTACAGAAGATAAACAATGAGTATTAGGGAGCTCAATCAACGTCAATGATTTCAAatgaaataaatacatattttatcCTCTCTATTTTCTTTATACAGTTCTTATTCAACATTTTAGCACTTTGTAACATTCCTTCTCATAATGATATGAGCTCCATTTTTatcaactggacacacacacggagaTTTGACAAAAGTGTAATTGACATAACAGAAAAAAACAACATCAACTAATTTATTGGGGTGTTATGGTCTCAAGATACGGTATGATGCTCTGAacaggtgtgtgtgcatgtgtgcaaagTCACTGACTGTGAAGCTTGAACACAAAGGCAGCCTCAACAGACATGCATTTTGAGTTCTCCTCTTCGAGTCCCTATCGAGATCCATCTCAAAGATCCATCATTCTCACAATCCTTCAACTTGTCCTCTGCAAAAGTCCCTCTCGAAAAGTGTTGGCCACCGTGAGGTGACACATCATCTCCAGTCATGTTGACACATCTACATTTCCACAGGAAACATCTCTACCATACTACCAAAGCAGGGGACCAATGCAATATAGTTTCAGGTTATGTTAACATTACATTAACGTTCATTCAACCCCTCCAGATCTTCTGGCTGTGTTTTGACCTTTTCAGGGGTATTTTTGACCTTTGACCCCCATCATGCCATCGTCTCCTTGCCTGGCAGTCTCCTGTCGTTGAATGTGTGCATGTTGATGACCTCCTCGGTCTTGACGATGACCGGCGGCTGCGGCTTCTGCTTGAGGCGCCGCTGGCACTTCAGGGAGCCACGCAGCTCTTCCAGCATGGCACTGCAGAAAGAGCGCtgaagagggggaaggaggggagagggaggttgAGGGTAaaatacagacagaactgacaAATTAACTGACAGATATGGTCAGTATACAGTATGTGGTCCATGCAGGAACAATGCTAGCGTTGTCAGTGCCATGCTCTAACCCACTGAACCATTGGGACTACCCTGGTAGAGGGTgattgtgagagagggagagagaggaggaagagaaggagaggcagaggagagaagaATAGGTAGTGAGCGGAcgggggagaggggggtgaatAGCGGAGAAGGGAAGGTGGCAAGGAGAGAGGGCGAAGGATAGAGGCGAtagtgggagggggagagggttgTAGAGGGCAGGAGAGCGAGAAagcagagagtgagtgagagtgctCACAATATAATAATGTGCTGTCACAGGTTACTGTCACAGGTTACACATTACAACCAACTTGGTGGCGTAGAGGACAGAATGTTTTACATTTGCACATGCTTATAGCATTTTAACCAATCTATCTTCTCATCTCAGTTCTTGATTGATGATGAAAGAATCACAGTGCATAAAGACCTATGGTCCAGAAATCATTCACAAGCCAATGCCATATAAACGGTTATGAACCAGCTGAAAGGACCTTTTATATCAGCCTTTATGTAGCCTAGTAGCATTTAGCTTCAGTGTTGGGGAATAGTGAACCACATGTAGTAGCTTGCAGTAGCTTGGTAGTagttaaggccaggcaccacaccctCATAGGGTAATTTTCCCCCCATGAATCATATCACAATCaacttttaccagttgaatgtagAAGGAAATATAATACTTTTTTGTATAAAACAAATTCTGAAATATGTAATATGCAAATTAGGCGATATCTCAATAAATatcatgcaaatcaatttttctgGATACTGGATGAAGTCAACctaaatattttggtttcattttgttAAGACACTCCAGGACCGGACTTGTCCAGAGCAGATTGtgtataaatacttttttctgtattattttttaaatctttatAAAGAATTtacaacatatcaacaattccctctgggcaagtctggagaatattctaaggataaccacacaaCATTTGGTGAATGCAGATGCTTCTGAAGCTGAGAAAAATGTGTTGGCGTGTGGGAAGAGTCTGACTTCCAAGAAATTGCAGTTAAAGACAAGTACACTGAATTTAGACTACCTAATGCCAAACACCTATTTAAACCAAATCACAATTTCTTCAAAGTAAGTTACTAAATATAGTCTGTAACAACTTTTAAATTATGTGTCATTTAATGTAGTGAACTTTGAAAATATTGATGTATGCCCATTTTAAAGtggttaaaatacattaaaatacattgaaggtagtatgataaactaaaggaaattacattttcatatatattttttacatttctaTGTGTACCTTTTGAAAAAACTAATATTAACGGATCAAAATACCAACAAATCTCAAAATTGATAGGTAGATGCAAAAATGTTAGcatgtggtgcctggccttacaCAAAATTCAAAtattggtagtgttttcagtgtTTTTTTGCCATGTAGAGGTGtggctaactactggaactacacactacttttttttgcaaaaataacaGAAAATATAGGTGAAGTAGGCATCGGACCTTCCCAATTCTGAATTGAAACATAGTtattgtgtttaataggctaaattacacattctgttaacatctgactccagaaCCAGACTGATCTGTTATTTCAATTTGTGGTCTAttacatttcagatttagataagagtagctttagtgtagattaacttcttccagtgtgaagtaattggtagcttcaTAAACTATGTTTTCAGCGTAGCCTTCCCAACACTTATACATGGTTTGGGAAGCATCTACATCAGGGCTATCCAACTGGAGAGCTCCAACCCCATTTGTAAATATCCTGATTCATCTTATTAACCAGCTAATTATCAGAATCAGgtactagattagggttggagcaaaaacctacaggacggtagcactccaggaacagggttggagagccctgatctacATAGTGTTTCAGCAGACTTTATAAATATTTGACGAAGTCTCTTTAATGCTATATAAACCTCACCTTCTCTAGCGCTGCGTTCTGTTTAGACTTGTACAGGACCTCCCCAACAGCCACGAACACAGACAGCACCAGCCCTGCGGCCAGCACGATGAAGATACCCCCGATGTTCTGCACCCCCAGAGCGCTAGCCTCCTTATTCTTCTCATCCTCCGGACAGCCGTTCCCCCTCCACCACTTCTCCTTCATCATGTGCAGCTTCCCTTCTTCCTGCAGTTGCAGGATCGCTATGGTGATCTTGTCCCGGTATGGAGACCCTGTTGGGGACAGAAAATAAAATGATCAAAAACgatatatactgaacagaaatataaacgcaacatgtaaagtgttggtcccatgtttcatgagctgaaataaaatatcccagaaatgttccatatgcacaaaaagcttatttctctcaaatgt
This window harbors:
- the LOC123489283 gene encoding glutamate receptor ionotropic, kainate 2-like, which produces MMKEKWWRGNGCPEDEKNKEASALGVQNIGGIFIVLAAGLVLSVFVAVGEVLYKSKQNAALEKRSFCSAMLEELRGSLKCQRRLKQKPQPPVIVKTEEVINMHTFNDRRLPGKETMA